From one Alphaproteobacteria bacterium genomic stretch:
- a CDS encoding hydantoinase/oxoprolinase family protein, translating to MVWVVGVDVGGTFTDFFAVDPETGGQALFKRPSTPDDPGRAILAGLEEMAAATALDLAGAERVAHGTTVATNALIQRKGGKVALVTTKGFRDLLEIGRQVRPHMYDLQRDAPAPLVPEERRLEVAERISAGGRVVQPLEPYEIARVVEAVRATDADACAVCLLFAFESPQHEQALGQALAEAMPDLHLSLSSAVQPEFREFERFSTTVINAYLQPVMAGYVERLADGIARLAPRAVLGINQSSGGLMTPATARDLPVRTALSGPAAGAMGAVAVARRVGIPDVITLDMGGTSADVALIRNAEPALAYQRTVADFPIRLPMVDIDTVGAGGGSIAWFDRDGLMKVGPQSAGAVPGPACYGLGGTEPTVTDANLILGRLSPRGLLNGEMALDPALARAALAPVAERLGLGLERVALGVLDIAVATMVRSIRTISVEKGHDPRDFALMPFGGAGALHARAVAVDLGITRMVVPPAPGILCAEGLIVADLKEDFVAAERLSVDEAGLAGAAALVAGLAEQAADWLAGQQAGAGRLNLAADMRYQGQNFELTVPLADAAAGEAVALPDAASIRRAFFAAHDQAYGFHNPHDTVEAVAFRLTARAPMHREAVLPPLPAKPPPLPQPRERRPVWFDSQPEAALATPVYDRAELLPGMRLAGPAMVEQLDATTPLDPADSAIVAADGSLIVTLGGAFR from the coding sequence ATGGTTTGGGTGGTCGGTGTCGATGTCGGCGGCACCTTCACGGATTTTTTTGCGGTCGATCCCGAGACAGGCGGACAGGCCTTGTTCAAACGCCCCTCCACGCCGGACGATCCCGGTCGGGCCATCCTGGCAGGCCTGGAGGAGATGGCCGCGGCGACGGCGCTCGACCTTGCCGGGGCCGAACGGGTGGCGCACGGCACCACGGTCGCCACCAACGCGCTGATCCAGCGCAAGGGCGGCAAGGTCGCGCTGGTGACGACCAAGGGGTTCCGCGACCTGCTGGAGATCGGCCGCCAGGTGCGGCCACACATGTACGACCTGCAACGGGATGCCCCCGCGCCGCTGGTGCCCGAGGAACGGCGGCTGGAAGTGGCCGAGCGCATCTCCGCCGGCGGCCGGGTGGTGCAGCCGCTGGAGCCGTACGAAATCGCCCGTGTTGTCGAGGCGGTGCGGGCGACGGACGCCGACGCCTGCGCGGTTTGCCTGCTGTTTGCCTTCGAGTCGCCGCAGCACGAACAGGCGCTGGGCCAGGCCCTCGCCGAGGCGATGCCGGACCTGCACCTGTCGCTCTCCAGCGCGGTGCAGCCGGAATTCCGCGAGTTCGAGCGCTTTTCGACCACGGTCATCAACGCCTATCTGCAACCGGTCATGGCCGGCTATGTCGAGCGGCTGGCGGACGGCATCGCCCGGCTCGCGCCCAGGGCGGTGCTGGGCATCAACCAGTCGTCGGGTGGGCTGATGACGCCCGCAACCGCGCGCGACCTGCCGGTGCGCACCGCACTCTCCGGCCCGGCCGCGGGGGCCATGGGCGCGGTGGCGGTGGCGCGGCGGGTCGGTATTCCGGACGTGATCACGCTGGACATGGGCGGCACCAGCGCTGACGTGGCCCTGATCCGCAACGCGGAGCCGGCGCTCGCCTATCAGCGCACGGTGGCGGACTTCCCGATCCGGCTGCCCATGGTGGATATCGATACGGTTGGCGCCGGCGGCGGCTCCATCGCCTGGTTCGACCGGGATGGGTTGATGAAGGTTGGCCCGCAGAGCGCGGGCGCCGTGCCGGGCCCGGCCTGTTATGGTCTGGGCGGAACGGAGCCCACCGTAACCGACGCCAACCTGATCCTCGGCCGGTTGTCGCCGCGCGGCCTGTTGAACGGCGAGATGGCATTGGACCCGGCCCTGGCCCGCGCCGCCCTGGCCCCCGTGGCCGAGCGGCTGGGCCTGGGGTTGGAACGGGTGGCGCTGGGCGTGCTCGACATTGCGGTGGCGACCATGGTGCGCTCGATCCGCACGATTTCGGTCGAGAAGGGGCATGACCCGCGCGACTTCGCGCTGATGCCGTTCGGTGGCGCCGGCGCCTTGCACGCCCGCGCGGTCGCCGTGGACCTGGGCATCACCCGCATGGTGGTGCCGCCCGCGCCGGGAATTCTCTGCGCCGAAGGGTTGATCGTCGCCGACCTGAAGGAGGACTTCGTCGCCGCCGAACGCCTGAGCGTGGACGAGGCCGGCCTTGCCGGCGCGGCGGCGCTGGTGGCCGGGCTGGCGGAGCAGGCGGCGGATTGGCTCGCCGGGCAGCAGGCCGGGGCGGGGCGGCTCAACCTGGCGGCGGACATGCGCTATCAGGGCCAGAATTTCGAGCTGACCGTGCCGCTGGCCGATGCCGCGGCGGGCGAGGCGGTGGCTCTGCCGGACGCCGCGAGCATCCGCCGTGCCTTCTTTGCCGCGCACGACCAGGCCTATGGCTTCCACAACCCGCACGACACGGTGGAGGCGGTGGCTTTCCGCCTGACCGCCCGCGCGCCCATGCACCGGGAGGCGGTATTGCCGCCGCTTCCGGCCAAGCCGCCGCCGCTGCCGCAGCCACGCGAGCGCCGGCCGGTCTGGTTCGACTCTCAACCCGAGGCGGCACTGGCGACGCCGGTCTACGACCGGGCCGAGCTTCTCCCCGGCATGCGCCTCGCGGGGCCGGCCATGGTGGAGCAACTGGATGCGACCACACCGCTCGACCCGGCCGACAGCGCCATTGTGGCCGCCGACGGCAGTCTGATCGTGACCCTGGGAGGAGCGTTTCGATGA
- a CDS encoding hydantoinase B/oxoprolinase family protein — MTPRLDPITLEIFSNALRSITDETFIALMKSSYSTNIKERHDHSTAIMDARGRLVAQAEHSLPIHVASMEGLMRSLLAKYGDDIHAGDLFLANDPHTAGGTHLPDINLAVPVFAEGRLVGFVANIAHHADVGGMAPGSMSGGMTEIYQEGLRIPVMRLFERGRLNQELLDFILLNVRLPVERRGDYYAQIAACRLGERRLGEVIRRYGAAATAAGMDQIIERSAERMRQALARIPDGVYRFEDAMDDDGVGNEDLTIAVTVTARAGDVRFDFAGTCPQTPGNVNCTHNATVASVTYAIKALLDPEAPNTQAVIESVRVDAPEGCLINCVFPAPVAGRAHTCQRIIDVVMGALAPALPEQVTAAPNGANTMAVFSGTDPRTGQGYVYLETVGGGGGARATKAGKDGVQTGITNTSNLPVEAIEQEYPLLVEEYGLVPESGGAGRFSGGRGIRRVVRPVGHTCVFNGVGERFLLPPWGVFGGEAGKPGRFAFRLGDGGEEPLPPKTGNRTLCEDQAAIVESPGAGGYGKRD, encoded by the coding sequence ATGACCCCACGCCTCGACCCGATCACGCTGGAGATCTTCTCCAACGCGCTGCGCTCGATCACGGACGAGACCTTTATCGCGCTGATGAAGTCGTCCTATTCCACCAACATCAAGGAGCGGCACGACCACTCCACCGCGATCATGGACGCGCGGGGCCGGCTGGTGGCGCAGGCGGAGCATTCGTTGCCGATCCATGTCGCCAGCATGGAAGGGCTGATGCGCTCGCTGCTGGCGAAATACGGCGACGACATCCATGCGGGCGACCTGTTCCTGGCGAACGACCCGCACACCGCCGGCGGCACCCACCTGCCGGACATCAACCTGGCGGTGCCGGTGTTCGCCGAGGGGCGGCTGGTGGGCTTCGTCGCCAACATCGCCCACCACGCCGATGTCGGCGGCATGGCGCCCGGCTCCATGAGCGGCGGCATGACCGAGATCTATCAGGAAGGGCTGCGCATTCCGGTCATGCGCCTGTTCGAGCGCGGCCGGCTGAACCAGGAACTGCTGGACTTCATCCTGCTGAACGTGCGCCTGCCGGTGGAGCGGCGCGGCGACTATTACGCCCAGATCGCCGCCTGCCGCCTGGGCGAGCGCCGGCTGGGCGAGGTGATCCGGCGCTATGGGGCCGCCGCCACCGCCGCCGGCATGGACCAGATCATCGAGCGCTCGGCCGAGCGCATGCGGCAGGCGCTGGCGCGCATCCCCGACGGCGTTTATCGCTTCGAAGACGCCATGGACGACGACGGCGTCGGCAACGAGGACCTGACCATCGCCGTGACGGTGACGGCCCGGGCCGGTGACGTGCGTTTCGACTTCGCCGGCACGTGCCCGCAGACGCCCGGCAATGTCAATTGCACCCACAATGCGACGGTGGCGAGCGTCACCTATGCCATCAAGGCGCTGCTGGACCCGGAAGCGCCGAACACCCAGGCGGTGATCGAATCGGTTCGGGTCGACGCACCGGAGGGCTGCCTGATCAACTGCGTCTTCCCGGCGCCCGTGGCGGGCCGGGCGCACACCTGCCAGCGCATCATCGACGTGGTCATGGGCGCGCTCGCCCCGGCCCTGCCGGAGCAGGTGACGGCGGCGCCGAACGGGGCCAACACCATGGCCGTGTTCAGCGGCACCGACCCGCGCACCGGCCAGGGCTATGTCTACCTGGAGACCGTGGGCGGCGGCGGCGGCGCGCGGGCGACCAAGGCCGGCAAGGACGGGGTGCAGACCGGCATCACCAACACCTCGAACCTGCCGGTGGAGGCGATCGAGCAAGAATACCCGCTGCTGGTGGAGGAATACGGTTTGGTGCCGGAGTCCGGCGGGGCCGGGCGGTTTTCCGGTGGCCGCGGCATTCGCCGGGTGGTGCGGCCCGTGGGGCACACCTGCGTCTTCAACGGCGTCGGCGAGCGGTTCCTTTTGCCGCCGTGGGGGGTGTTCGGCGGCGAGGCCGGCAAGCCCGGACGGTTCGCGTTCAGGCTCGGCGATGGCGGCGAGGAGCCGCTGCCGCCCAAGACCGGCAACCGCACCCTCTGCGAGGATCAGGCCGCCATTGTCGAGAGCCCCGGCGCCGGCGGGTATGGCAAGCGCGACTGA